A single genomic interval of Brevibacillus brevis harbors:
- a CDS encoding MFS transporter has protein sequence MNKDRLWTKEFVIVSFINFLLTLMFFLLMVTIASYAKTEFHASTSSAGLVSSIFIIGALIGRLLTGRAISHIGTKKTLWIGLAFFAVTSLLYFFAVHISLLLVNRLLQGIAVGIASTATGTIIAQILPASRKGEGIGYYSLSAILATAIGPFLGMILLRLENGFTWIFTMNVVFSLICLLFYAMAKINVPLPSSSVKEETKGSLLSKFIEPKALPISFIALLIGFSYSGVLSFLSFYAEEINLTSASSYFFLVYAIVIILSRPFSGKLMDARGANIVTYPSLVIFAVGMLLFSQASTSWMLLLSAALIGVGYGNFNSIAQTVAVKVTDPHRFGLATSTYYILYDLGLGIGPYLLGFIVPHTGYRTIFVGMVAFILFSIPLYHWLHGKRDRELMRTA, from the coding sequence GTGAATAAGGATAGGCTTTGGACGAAAGAGTTCGTTATTGTTTCTTTCATCAATTTTCTTTTGACACTTATGTTTTTCTTACTCATGGTTACGATTGCTTCGTATGCCAAAACAGAATTTCACGCTTCAACCAGTTCAGCCGGATTAGTATCCAGTATCTTTATCATTGGTGCTTTGATTGGCCGCCTACTCACTGGTAGAGCCATTAGTCATATTGGTACGAAAAAAACGCTTTGGATTGGGTTAGCATTTTTTGCTGTCACCTCGTTGCTTTACTTTTTTGCTGTCCATATCAGTTTGCTACTGGTAAATCGATTGCTGCAAGGGATTGCCGTTGGTATTGCGAGTACAGCAACAGGAACCATTATTGCTCAAATCTTGCCAGCGTCACGCAAGGGTGAGGGGATTGGCTATTACAGTTTAAGTGCGATTTTAGCCACCGCGATTGGTCCTTTTCTCGGCATGATCTTATTACGGCTTGAAAATGGTTTCACCTGGATCTTTACGATGAATGTTGTGTTTTCCCTGATTTGTTTGCTGTTTTATGCCATGGCAAAAATCAATGTTCCGCTTCCTTCCTCAAGTGTGAAAGAGGAAACAAAAGGTTCTCTGCTTTCGAAATTCATCGAGCCGAAAGCCTTGCCGATTTCATTCATCGCCTTATTAATCGGCTTCAGTTATTCGGGTGTCTTGTCATTTCTATCGTTTTATGCGGAAGAAATTAATCTCACCTCCGCTTCCAGTTATTTCTTCCTGGTGTATGCCATTGTCATTATCCTCTCTCGACCATTCTCAGGAAAGCTAATGGACGCAAGAGGGGCGAACATCGTGACATACCCCAGCCTGGTGATATTTGCTGTCGGGATGCTTTTATTCAGTCAAGCCTCCACTTCATGGATGCTGCTGCTATCTGCTGCATTGATTGGAGTAGGTTACGGAAACTTTAACTCCATTGCCCAAACCGTAGCAGTGAAGGTGACAGATCCGCATCGCTTTGGATTAGCAACCTCTACGTACTATATTTTGTACGATCTAGGATTAGGAATCGGGCCCTATCTGCTCGGATTTATCGTACCGCATACGGGATATCGTACGATTTTCGTCGGGATGGTTGCCTTCATCCTTTTCAGTATCCCGCTTTATCACTGGCTACACGGAAAACGCGATCGGGAATTGATGCGTACTGCCTAA
- the tycA gene encoding tyrocidine non-ribosomal peptide synthetase TycA gives MLANQANLIDLEWEKEQVALFNDTKAEYPQDKSIHQLFEEQAEAVPHRVAIVYENERLTYQELNRKANQLARALIEKGITRDSIVGVMMEKSIETVTAILAILKAGGAYVPIDIEYPRDRIQYILQDSQTKIVITQKKVSQLVYDVGYRGPVVVLEEEHLDSRADSNLHLPSKPTDMAYVIYTSGTTGKPKGTMLEHKGIANLQSFFQNAFGVTPADRIGQFASMSFDASVWEMFMALLTGASLYVLSKQTIHDFISFENYLNENELTIITLPPTYLTHLNPDHITSLRIMITAGSAANFPLVNRWKNKVRYVNAYGPTETSICATIWEAPSNVLVNQTIPIGKPIQNTSAYIVNEELQLQPIGSEGELCIGGVGLARGYWNRPDLTAEKFVDNPFVPGEKMYRTGDLAKWLPNGEIEFLGRIDHQVKIRGHRIELGEIESVLLKHEQIKEAVVIAREDQHAQPYLCAYFISPEEVTPAQIREFAAQKLPAYMLPSYFVKLDKMPLTPNDKIDRKALPEPDVAAETNPAYEPPRNQTESILATVWQEVLGIEKIGIRDNFYSLGGDSIQAIQVAARLHAYQLKLDTKDLLNYPTISQVALYVKNTTRRSEQGIIEGPVTLTPIQQWFFEKNFTNMFHWNQSYVLYREQGFDPEAIQQALDKILSHHDALRMVYRNENGRIVQQNRGLDSELYHFLQYDLTSHSDVQQAIEEETKRLHGSMNLQEGQLVKAALFHTLQGDHLFLAIHHLVMDGISWRILFEDLATAYSQVLGGKEIVLPEKTDSFKNWAVWLNEYANSDELMSEIPYWENLESGARNASLPKDYETVGCKQKSIRNIQVGLLAEETEQLLKQANSAYQTEINDLLLAALGLAVAEWSGLDQIVINLEGHGREDVIEHANVTRTIGWFTSQYPVLLDSSQMNHLPDHIKCTKENLRKIPNKGIGYEILKYMTEPEKRHSLSFSLQPEVTFNYLGQFDAGLNNEMFSRSPYSSGNTLGADGKNNLSPDSEIYTALNITGRIEGGELLITFTYSEEQFKEESIHQLSADYQKHLRAIITHCLQKKEVERTPSDFSLKGLQMEEMDDIFELLANTLK, from the coding sequence ATGTTAGCAAATCAGGCCAATCTTATCGACTTGGAGTGGGAAAAAGAACAGGTAGCTTTGTTTAATGATACAAAGGCTGAATATCCACAGGATAAGTCGATTCATCAGTTGTTCGAGGAACAGGCAGAAGCTGTGCCACACCGAGTTGCCATCGTTTATGAAAATGAGCGCTTGACTTACCAAGAGCTCAACCGAAAAGCCAACCAATTGGCAAGAGCCCTGATTGAAAAAGGGATTACAAGAGATAGCATTGTCGGTGTGATGATGGAGAAATCCATTGAAACTGTGACAGCTATTCTTGCCATCCTCAAGGCTGGCGGAGCGTATGTTCCTATCGATATCGAATATCCCCGAGATCGGATTCAATATATCCTGCAAGACAGTCAAACGAAAATCGTCATCACTCAGAAAAAAGTCAGCCAACTTGTTTATGACGTCGGATACCGTGGACCTGTAGTCGTACTTGAGGAAGAACATCTGGATTCTCGCGCAGATTCCAATCTTCACTTGCCAAGCAAACCTACTGACATGGCGTATGTCATCTACACTTCAGGTACAACCGGCAAGCCGAAAGGAACCATGCTGGAGCATAAAGGGATCGCTAATTTGCAATCATTCTTTCAAAATGCATTCGGTGTAACACCTGCAGACAGGATTGGACAGTTTGCCAGCATGTCTTTTGATGCATCGGTATGGGAAATGTTCATGGCTTTACTAACCGGTGCCAGCCTCTACGTCCTTTCGAAACAGACGATTCATGATTTCATCAGTTTTGAAAACTATTTGAATGAAAATGAATTGACCATCATCACGTTGCCACCCACATATTTGACTCACCTCAACCCAGATCATATTACTTCACTTCGCATCATGATTACGGCAGGTTCTGCTGCCAACTTCCCTTTAGTAAATAGATGGAAAAACAAAGTCCGATACGTGAATGCATACGGACCTACGGAAACAAGCATTTGCGCGACGATTTGGGAGGCACCTTCCAATGTGCTCGTCAACCAAACGATCCCAATCGGCAAACCGATTCAAAATACGTCCGCGTATATTGTCAATGAAGAGCTTCAATTACAGCCAATTGGCAGTGAAGGCGAATTATGCATAGGTGGAGTAGGCTTAGCCAGAGGATATTGGAATCGCCCGGATTTGACCGCAGAAAAATTTGTAGATAATCCGTTCGTACCAGGAGAGAAGATGTACAGGACAGGAGATCTGGCCAAATGGTTGCCGAATGGAGAAATCGAGTTTCTCGGCAGAATCGACCATCAGGTGAAAATCAGGGGTCATCGGATTGAGTTAGGAGAAATCGAGTCCGTTTTGCTGAAACATGAACAAATAAAAGAGGCAGTGGTAATCGCTAGAGAAGACCAACACGCTCAACCCTATTTGTGCGCTTATTTTATTTCGCCAGAGGAAGTAACACCTGCGCAGATCAGAGAATTTGCCGCTCAAAAGCTTCCTGCGTACATGCTCCCTTCGTATTTCGTGAAGCTGGATAAAATGCCGCTTACGCCGAATGACAAAATTGATCGCAAAGCATTGCCAGAACCCGATGTTGCTGCTGAGACAAATCCTGCATACGAACCTCCCAGAAATCAGACAGAATCGATTCTCGCAACCGTGTGGCAAGAGGTATTGGGAATTGAGAAAATTGGGATTCGCGACAATTTTTACTCACTCGGTGGGGATTCCATTCAAGCGATCCAGGTCGCTGCTCGTTTGCATGCCTATCAACTAAAGCTAGACACGAAAGATTTGCTGAATTACCCGACCATTTCCCAGGTTGCTCTCTATGTTAAAAATACGACGAGGAGAAGCGAGCAGGGAATTATCGAAGGCCCTGTTACCTTAACGCCCATTCAACAATGGTTCTTTGAAAAGAACTTTACGAATATGTTCCATTGGAATCAATCGTATGTATTGTATCGCGAACAGGGATTTGATCCTGAAGCCATCCAACAGGCCTTGGATAAAATTCTTTCACATCATGACGCACTACGCATGGTCTATCGGAACGAGAATGGGAGAATCGTACAACAAAATCGTGGGTTGGATAGCGAATTATACCATTTCCTTCAATATGATTTGACCTCGCATTCGGATGTCCAGCAAGCAATCGAAGAAGAGACAAAACGATTGCATGGCAGCATGAATTTACAAGAGGGACAGTTGGTGAAGGCAGCCTTGTTCCACACGCTCCAAGGCGATCATTTGTTTTTGGCCATCCATCATTTAGTCATGGATGGAATCTCTTGGCGCATTCTGTTTGAGGATCTAGCAACTGCATACAGTCAGGTACTAGGAGGAAAAGAAATCGTTCTCCCAGAAAAAACGGATTCTTTTAAAAATTGGGCAGTGTGGTTGAACGAGTATGCGAATAGTGATGAGTTGATGAGCGAAATCCCGTATTGGGAGAATCTTGAATCAGGAGCTAGGAATGCTTCCCTTCCGAAGGACTATGAAACGGTGGGCTGCAAACAGAAGAGTATCCGCAACATACAGGTCGGATTGCTAGCAGAGGAAACCGAACAATTGTTGAAGCAGGCAAATTCTGCTTATCAAACAGAAATCAATGATTTGTTACTGGCAGCGTTGGGGCTGGCCGTTGCAGAGTGGAGCGGGCTTGACCAAATCGTGATTAATCTGGAAGGGCACGGGCGCGAGGATGTGATCGAACACGCTAACGTGACAAGAACAATCGGATGGTTTACCTCCCAATATCCAGTTTTACTAGATTCGAGTCAAATGAATCACTTACCTGACCATATCAAATGCACGAAAGAAAACCTGAGGAAGATCCCCAATAAAGGCATTGGCTATGAAATTTTAAAATATATGACAGAACCGGAAAAACGGCATTCCTTGTCCTTTTCCTTGCAACCCGAAGTGACGTTTAACTACTTAGGTCAATTTGACGCAGGCCTTAACAACGAAATGTTTAGCCGATCTCCGTATAGTTCAGGCAACACGCTCGGTGCGGATGGGAAGAACAATCTGAGTCCCGATTCGGAGATTTATACCGCCTTGAATATTACAGGAAGAATTGAAGGTGGAGAGCTTCTCATCACGTTTACTTACAGCGAGGAGCAGTTTAAAGAAGAGTCCATTCATCAACTGAGTGCGGACTATCAAAAACATCTCCGGGCGATCATTACACATTGCTTGCAGAAAAAAGAAGTCGAGCGGACACCCAGTGACTTTAGTCTAAAAGGACTTCAGATGGAAGAAATGGACGACATCTTCGAATTATTGGCCAATACGCTTAAATAA
- a CDS encoding MarR family winged helix-turn-helix transcriptional regulator: MYNNQLQEELLPFGISVTQWALIRYLKNNGSATFSDVADYWQVEKPAITPIAQKLAAREIILISSGSDKRQKIMYLSEKGEALHKTIMEATDPFLEEILEGISPEERDAAATVLEKIIMNLKRRG, encoded by the coding sequence ATGTACAATAACCAATTGCAAGAGGAGTTACTTCCATTCGGTATATCCGTCACACAATGGGCGTTAATTCGTTACCTGAAAAATAACGGTTCTGCTACTTTTAGCGACGTCGCCGATTATTGGCAAGTAGAGAAGCCGGCTATTACACCTATTGCGCAAAAATTAGCTGCGCGTGAAATCATTTTGATCTCATCTGGATCAGACAAACGGCAAAAAATTATGTATTTGTCAGAGAAAGGTGAAGCGCTACATAAGACGATTATGGAAGCGACTGATCCGTTCCTGGAAGAAATATTGGAGGGCATCTCACCAGAAGAAAGAGACGCAGCAGCCACCGTACTAGAAAAAATAATCATGAACCTAAAGAGAAGAGGGTAA
- a CDS encoding AI-2E family transporter has protein sequence MMEKVHWRDIKKYIMIATYTVLLFAVVWNFPSVKSFIYEIFDLLDPVIYGIAIAYILNILMRFYEERLFSPLNRSNNRIWSKVRRPFSILLTLATVLVFFTFLMWFIVPQLLTSISMLAASIPNDMQSLKAFVDGFAERFNLSGDLWNTLMEKWNEIVNKLGHFFLTSIPVLLTYTKMFTVSFIDVIMGLMLSVYLLLYKEKLTLIAKKLVYAYSSKAKADRVVEIGQITNRAFSGFISGQLTEALILGGLCFVGMWAFNMPYALLVSVIIGVTSIIPIFGAYIGTIPSAFIILMIDPVKAIWFIVFILVLQQIEGNFIYPRVVGNSIGLDGLWVIAALLVGGALFGLMGMLLGIPAFAVVYTLVRSTTNKRLKDKNIFLKE, from the coding sequence ATGATGGAGAAAGTACACTGGCGAGATATAAAGAAGTACATAATGATCGCGACTTACACCGTATTACTGTTTGCTGTGGTCTGGAATTTCCCTTCTGTAAAGTCATTTATCTATGAAATATTTGACTTATTAGATCCTGTGATTTATGGGATCGCCATTGCTTACATCTTGAACATTTTAATGAGATTTTATGAAGAAAGACTTTTCTCGCCTCTTAACCGCAGTAACAATCGAATCTGGTCAAAAGTAAGACGTCCTTTTTCGATCCTGTTAACTTTGGCGACTGTCCTGGTATTTTTTACATTTCTTATGTGGTTTATTGTCCCTCAGCTTCTCACGAGTATTTCCATGCTTGCCGCAAGTATTCCGAATGACATGCAATCGTTAAAGGCTTTCGTTGATGGTTTTGCAGAGAGGTTTAACTTGTCCGGCGATTTATGGAATACACTTATGGAGAAGTGGAATGAAATTGTAAATAAGTTAGGCCATTTTTTCCTGACTTCCATCCCTGTATTACTGACGTACACGAAAATGTTTACCGTTAGCTTTATCGATGTCATCATGGGGTTGATGTTGTCCGTCTATTTGCTCCTCTATAAGGAAAAGCTGACGCTCATTGCGAAAAAACTCGTTTATGCCTATTCGTCAAAAGCAAAGGCGGATCGAGTTGTAGAAATTGGACAAATCACAAACCGCGCATTTAGTGGCTTTATCTCAGGCCAGCTAACAGAGGCGCTCATTCTTGGCGGGCTTTGTTTTGTAGGGATGTGGGCATTTAATATGCCGTATGCACTACTTGTGAGTGTGATCATTGGCGTAACGAGCATCATTCCGATTTTTGGTGCTTATATCGGGACGATTCCGAGTGCCTTTATTATTTTAATGATCGATCCAGTGAAGGCTATTTGGTTCATTGTCTTTATTCTTGTCTTGCAGCAAATTGAAGGTAATTTTATCTATCCAAGAGTGGTAGGGAATTCAATCGGATTGGATGGCTTATGGGTGATCGCAGCCTTATTGGTTGGCGGAGCATTGTTCGGGTTGATGGGAATGCTGCTTGGAATCCCTGCTTTTGCCGTCGTATATACGCTTGTCAGAAGTACGACGAACAAGCGACTGAAGGACAAGAATATCTTCCTGAAAGAATAG